In the Pseudostreptobacillus hongkongensis genome, one interval contains:
- a CDS encoding IS3 family transposase — MKILGIAKSSYYNWLDNKDKKTKRKIEEEILIKLIIKLYTKYKGTYGYNRMRFSINKELKTNYSKNRIYRIMRENNLLSVIRPKKVKRKAKKEQELKENILNRDFSTILPKEKLSTDIT; from the coding sequence TTGAAAATATTAGGTATAGCTAAATCTTCATATTACAATTGGCTTGATAATAAAGACAAGAAAACTAAAAGAAAGATTGAAGAAGAAATATTAATTAAGTTAATTATTAAATTATACACTAAATATAAAGGAACTTATGGATATAATAGAATGAGATTTTCTATTAATAAAGAACTTAAAACTAATTATTCAAAAAATAGAATATATAGAATAATGAGAGAAAATAATTTACTTTCAGTAATAAGACCTAAAAAAGTTAAAAGAAAAGCTAAGAAAGAACAAGAATTGAAAGAAAATATATTAAATAGAGATTTTAGTACAATTTTACCTAAAGAAAAATTATCTACAGATATAACATAG
- a CDS encoding DDE-type integrase/transposase/recombinase, with protein MKYKGGKLYLSGVIDIHTKNILTYSISDRNDLELVFKDFNNLVSKYDLKGSILQSDRGFQYTSIYFS; from the coding sequence ATAAAGTATAAAGGTGGAAAACTTTATTTAAGTGGAGTAATAGATATACATACAAAGAATATATTAACTTATTCAATATCAGATAGAAATGATTTAGAACTTGTATTTAAAGATTTTAATAATTTAGTTAGTAAATATGATTTAAAAGGTAGTATATTACAATCAGATAGAGGATTTCAGTATACATCTATTTATTTTTCT